The Saccharomyces eubayanus strain FM1318 chromosome IV, whole genome shotgun sequence genome contains the following window.
TTGAGACACTGCTCTTTCCAAGTTGACTTTGGCTCCCTGGGTCCACGAAGCCACATTGGTTCTCTTTATTGTTTCCGGTGATATTCCGACTTTAAATGACTCAGTGTCAAACTCAGTGGCAGTGAGACATATCCCATTTATGGCTATCGAGTCGCCTATGTGACAATCAGAAAGAATATCTCCAGCATCACCGATGGTTATAGAGACACCCTGCCCTCCACTTTCAGTGTCATCGTACGGattattcttcaaaacgGTTCCCATGCATTCCACAATACCAGTGAACATCGTGTTATTGCGTTGGCAGTTTCTTTGGATGATACCGTAAGTATTTCGGTCTGTTCCTTCCTTTTATACGACGCTAAGTTCTCTATAATGACTAATAATGGCTTCTACTGATTTCTGCGGAAATaagcaaaatgaaaaataaaaaatgcgTACCCGGATAGTAATATAAATAGACATAGGCGGCTAATTTTCTtaatataaagaaagagaaaataagaaattgACGTTTTTAGGTGGCAAGAACTTGCATGAAACAAGGTTCCGAAACGTCAAGCTACTAGAGGGAGTACAGATTGTGGTTGATGCTTATGGTATGAAGCTCCTGTCTGTGGGCCATGAAGAATGAAACAGAAAGGTGTGGTTTCCAGTCAAATTTTATCACATTGACAGATAAGCAGTTATATGAGTGGATTTGCTAGTTTCGCATTTTTTCGAGTCTGGAGTTAAGAGTTTTGGAAACGGTCAAGTATCACAGCGAAGAGGCTACTTcgaaaatttggaaaagtcttggaaaaagttgaagaatttaaaattttgCGGCTAATACTTTTACCagtgttcttcttcctATACTCTCTGTTGAAGCCCTTCCTGCTATAGCAATTACAATAGAGCTTGGCGTTaatatatcaaaatatttttgtgTTACCCGGACAATTTTCGCAGAAAAATGTTTCTTAAGATGTTACTGTAAGAAGTGCACGATGAGTTTAGATGAGGTGCAATGGTCGAAGCAATCTAAAGAAATACCAATAGTGATCCCTTTTCTATTCTCCACCATGGACAAAGCTCAGACTTTCATAAAGGAGTGCTTGTTCACCAAAAATCTGGAAGATCCTGAAAAACcaattaatgaaaatagGTTGCAAGATacattgttattattgcCAACCGATGGAGGTTTAACTTCCAGACTCCAGAAGCAACGTAAAAAATCAAAGCTGAATCTCAACAGCTTACAGAACATTTCCcaattagaaaatgaaaacgaacAGTTAAAGAAGGAGAACTACCAACGTGTCAACAAAAATTCTAAAATCGCATTGAGAGAGTTTATTAATTCTTGTAAAAAAAGCACACAGAAATGCTTGAAATTAGCAcatgaaaataaaattacCGATAGGGAAAATCTCTCAAGCTACCTGGAAAAGGACCACCCAGCGATATATGAAGCACTTCCGCAGTACGATGGATTTGTACCGATGTACAAAGAATTATGGCTTAACTACATTAAAGAACTTTTGAGCATAACAAATAGTATAAAAACGCTTAACGGATCATCAGCGCTACTAAAATTATCTATGGCAGATTACAACGGTGCACTATTACGTGTCACAAAGagcaaaaacaaatctCTAAGAGGTATTCAGGGCATTGTGATTTGGGActctcaaaaatttttcatcctGATCGTTAAGGGCCATCTAATAGATGAGATAAAGTGCATACCGAAGAAGGGCACAGTGTTccaatttgaaattccaCTCTCGGATACCGATGACTCCGCATTGAGATATAGTATTCT
Protein-coding sequences here:
- the POP4 gene encoding RNase P/RNase MRP complex subunit; the protein is MSLDEVQWSKQSKEIPIVIPFLFSTMDKAQTFIKECLFTKNLEDPEKPINENRLQDTLLLLPTDGGLTSRLQKQRKKSKLNLNSLQNISQLENENEQLKKENYQRVNKNSKIALREFINSCKKSTQKCLKLAHENKITDRENLSSYLEKDHPAIYEALPQYDGFVPMYKELWLNYIKELLSITNSIKTLNGSSALLKLSMADYNGALLRVTKSKNKSLRGIQGIVIWDSQKFFILIVKGHLIDEIKCIPKKGTVFQFEIPLSDTDDSALRYSILGDRFKYRSVDRAGRKFKSRRCDDMLYYIQNQ